Genomic window (Dyadobacter fanqingshengii):
TCACCGCATCAATCGCCTTATGGATCGCGGCTGTGTTCAGCGTGTGACCGTCGGGCAGTGCCCCGTATGCCGTTATCCGAACCGTGTCACGCTTAAAAACGGGCTGCTGAGCTTTTGGAAGGTTGGTCCAGCTATAATTTTCCCCGGTTTGCGCTGCTGCTTCCAATGAACAAAGTGCCAGAAATGCGATGGGTAGGAAATGTTTTTTGAATGTCATAAGGGTAATTTTATGGGGCTGAATCATGATTGTAAATATTTTCAGCTCGCCCGAATAGTTTGCAGTTGATTTCCTGAGCAATTTTGCTTCTGTTTACAGGACTAGAAAACAACGCGATCACCATGAACGTCATCTATAAATTAGCCGAAACGGACGAGGAATTTGAGCAGGCCAGGGAGCTTTTCACTGAATACGCCAATTCGCTGGACATTGATCTTTCATTCCAGAACTTCACCAAAGAACTTGAATCCGTCCGCCAGCAATATTACCAGCCTACCGGAGCCCTATTACTCGTTTATAAAGATATTCAGCTCGCAGGTTGTGCTGGAATCAGGCGATTGGATGACGATACATCGGAACTAAAACGCATGTATGTTCGCCCAGACTTCCGGGGATTTGGTCTCGGGAAAAAATTATTGGATAGAGCCATTGCAACAGCGGCCGCGCTGGGTTATAAAAAGATCCGCCTGGACACATTAAGCAGCATGACCAAGGCGCGAAATCTTTACGAATCCTCTGGTTTTGAGCCTATTGATCCTTATTATTTTAATCCGATCGAAGATACTATTTATATGGAACGGGTGATTTGATGTGGAAAATCTGTCCAAAACCAACCTTGATGTCAAAAATCCCGGTCATATCCATTCCTCGGTGCATAGCCAGCAAAATCCTGACCACACCTGCATGCGTGATGATGGCAACATGATCTGCACTGTTGTTTATTAATTCATTCCAAAAAGCGCATAACCGCTCTTGCATTTGCAGCATGCTTTCGCCCCCGGGAATGCAGACATGGACAAAGTCATCCATCCAGATCTGCAATGCATCCTGATCAACTGTATCCCAGGTTTTCCCTTCCCAATCGCCGAAATGAAGCTCACGCAGGCGCTCGTCGACAATAACCTCGCCAGTTAATGCAGCAGCTAGTTTCACGCAACGCATTGACGGACTGGAATATACCCGATCAAATTTGACGGTCAATTGTTTTTTAACACTGTTAACTTCTTCTAAAAAGGTCTCAGCCAACGGAATTTCTGACCAGCCATAAATCTGGCCGGGTGCGACAAGCGGTGTAGTGTGGCGGATCAGATAAATTTCCAAAGTGCAGTGAGTGAAAAGTAAAAAGCAACCTCGCCAACTTGCTGGATGGCTCCCAGGCAATCTCCTGTATAACCTCCGATCCATCTTTTGAAATAGCGAGCCATCAGAATCGTAAGCGTGGCAGGTAAAATGCAACAAATTAAAATAAATGGCGTCCGGCTGATCCATGCGAGTGTAACGAGCGGGATGAGCGCGAAAACAAAGCTTGTTGCCACGCTGCTCCTACTCACCGAATACGCCACGGGTTTCGCCTTACTGTCCTGATCGGGCCGTGCGTAAGGCTGCGTCAGAATAATAAAGACGGGCATTAAGCGGCTCCAAGCGTGCCCAGCGATCAATATGAATATGAGTATTTTAAAGTCATTTCCATGCTGTAATGCCAGGTTATTCAAAAGCATAAACTTCAAGGCCAGCATCATCATTAACCCCACTGAACCATAAGTTCCCACGCGGCTATCCTTCATAATTTCCAGGATCTTATCGCGCGTCCACCCGCCTCCGAAGCCGTCGCAAACATCAGCAAATCCATCTTCGTGAAAGGCGCCGGTGGTGAAAATGGCTGCGATCATGGATAACAACAGACCGATGGAAATGTTGGTCAGATATGCTCCTGCCAGCCAGG
Coding sequences:
- a CDS encoding adenosylcobinamide-GDP ribazoletransferase yields the protein MKRQLTLFFTAVQFYTRIPAPRWVLYRPENLSQATGYLPLIGWLVGIIAGISWLAGAYLTNISIGLLLSMIAAIFTTGAFHEDGFADVCDGFGGGWTRDKILEIMKDSRVGTYGSVGLMMMLALKFMLLNNLALQHGNDFKILIFILIAGHAWSRLMPVFIILTQPYARPDQDSKAKPVAYSVSRSSVATSFVFALIPLVTLAWISRTPFILICCILPATLTILMARYFKRWIGGYTGDCLGAIQQVGEVAFYFSLTALWKFI
- the cobC gene encoding alpha-ribazole phosphatase — encoded protein: MEIYLIRHTTPLVAPGQIYGWSEIPLAETFLEEVNSVKKQLTVKFDRVYSSPSMRCVKLAAALTGEVIVDERLRELHFGDWEGKTWDTVDQDALQIWMDDFVHVCIPGGESMLQMQERLCAFWNELINNSADHVAIITHAGVVRILLAMHRGMDMTGIFDIKVGFGQIFHIKSPVPYK
- a CDS encoding GNAT family N-acetyltransferase; protein product: MNVIYKLAETDEEFEQARELFTEYANSLDIDLSFQNFTKELESVRQQYYQPTGALLLVYKDIQLAGCAGIRRLDDDTSELKRMYVRPDFRGFGLGKKLLDRAIATAAALGYKKIRLDTLSSMTKARNLYESSGFEPIDPYYFNPIEDTIYMERVI